From Cytophagales bacterium, the proteins below share one genomic window:
- a CDS encoding amino acid adenylation domain-containing protein, whose amino-acid sequence MDDIVDVYPMSDIQKGMIFHSIKEGGVYHDQMLHLLKIEHFNVEIFQKALALISWKHAMLRTSFSMEKYDEPLQFVHKGVAIDYLHQNLTDLLTDQQEKFIESELQMDKSKPFDLSRPGAWRYRSYALGDNNFAVCFIFHHAILDGWSNASFSTELHDIYFQLLKDPGYTPTPLKSSYKDFIIEQRLQKKNNHGEEFWKQELDDYTRFAFDEKEDIATFKHANAVIGAEVYEQLVNYSRTHHLNTKSVCYAAFLYCLRLYAHSSDITAGLITNNRPAIEDGEKVLGCFLNTVPFRYVFEQDQTWHELVKSVHDKLIQLKKYDHLSLLEISKLVDGTTDEENPIVDVIFNYIDFHVYDQINDHKPEQLNGNSEVFRFNAGSYERTNFGMAFTVSTTDGLISCTLSYLTSYVSDGVVEDFLALYERVIKEIAARANDPIKKASVFPDDIITSLTASDQFKIGYPTTATLVSLFEEQVTQQADKVALIYGEESVSYHDLNVRSNQLAAYLKYKGVTTGSIVGLLLDDPLQQVISILGTLKASGCYLPIDTSHPDERIGYMLDDSTCKMVLTNTALASARQQLLEGRVVVLVSDEKVQTYSGENLVREVGSSDLAYIIYTSGTTGRPKGAMIEHRQVVRLFFNESPLFDFGPSDVWTMFHSYSFDFSVWEMYGALLHGGKLVLLSREVARDPGIYHQLLADHGVTILNQTPTAFQSLQAQDHLKGDNSLQVRKVIFGGEKLIPSVIRSWKEKYPETEMINMYGITETTVHVTYKLLTASDLSSSVSNIGKPIPTTQVHVLDDQGQLSLPGVKGELYVGGDGVCRGYLNNSELTEEKFIPNPFQGGGRLYKTGDAGRWLPNGELEYLGRIDNQVQVRGYRIETGEIETHLLAHEWVKEAVVTSRGEETDINLVGYYVSEEELSVNTLRSHLSHQLPSYMIPAYFVHLDQMPLTGNGKVDLRALPEPEATAQEAYIAPRNPEEALLCEIWQSVLSIEKIGIGDNFFTVGGDSIKSIQIISRLRASGYELSVKDIFSSQTIEVLAPRMRLLTREVDQSPVTGYVPLTGIQAWFFAQPLQAAHHFNQSVLLNFPNGITEATVRTIFDQLQRHHDAFRMSYSMDTSGVHQENKGIPYPLTLTYADLSSDNSATATLSTLCQQEQEGIDLKEGPLLRLGLFDMPDGSRLQVVVHHLVMDGVSWRVLFEDIDSLYRQIEAGKSLQLPPKTDSYKSWSEGLRSYMKGETFKNNLSYWQEAFKQECGDIPKDTSTESNRMCDTRTVHFQLDAAITTDLLTTVHKPFNTQINDMLLSGLILGAHEYYGNDSLRVDLEGHGREEIVPDLDISRTIGWFTSIYSVELSYASEMSAVLKGVKERLRSIPQNGADYLLARYVSQELPEVDASSQTRISFNYLGQFDGDTEGRVFEIASESSGLNHSEEEIRFHDWDFTGMVAGGQLTLSLTYNKEAYSEEKVRSFMSAYQSQLRSLITYCQGYVEAGRRELTPSDLSYKGLTLNQLSHLQTEYRLKDVYPLSPMQEGLLFHALSEPDTSYYFEQVSYRLEGQVDQSAVEQSLLRLASRYDILRTVFVSGGHDRPLQVVQEDGVIGYTYEDLREEVSTSRQELEEILQGYREADRSRGFDLSKGPLMRVSIYRLSEAVYEFVWSHHHILMDGWCMSILINEFGALYSSKGAQQTLNLPSVLPYSDYIMWLEGRDMEASSAYWSKYLSGYATRAMLPGKHQIQHTSTNPDKTMTRLVLDREQTSGLQEVCQGYGVTLNTMIQGIWGILLSRYNDTNDVVFGTVVSGRPAEVKGIEEMVGLFINTIPVRVGYEQQEGLEAYLKRLQDQSLASEPHHYQKLSEIQSMSELGQDLIDHILVFENYPISEQIEDDGEETSHDYVVSGTQIYEETHYDLSVTVLPGEEIIIDIKYNRNRYEDFLISGVKTHLTQLVFQITSNKRLKPSEIDLLSDKESVQLIDEFNQTDQPYPQHMSLLDLFEETVTGTPEEIALIHNDIKVTYRELNEKAERMAAQLQQANVKQGDIVALLIDRSVELVVGILATLKLGATYLPLDIKQPEKRIRYLLSDSNTVLLLSEHENVSLYSDQVNVMDVWSPEESTNSFTRSSDMSSTDIAYIIYTSGSTGLPKGVMIEHRSVVNLVHSLTNRYGLQRGERILLFANISFDTSVEQMWLAFSTGSSLILVDNSTLLNTTQFNDYLAKNHVTHLNTTPSFLAGMEVKPLESFNRIIVGGEKCPLELAEKYSSYCDFYNSYGPTEATVTTHTCIFHPETHDTPVIPLGRQNANVKIYVLSKDRKLQPVGVPGEIYIGGDCLSRGYLNNQKLTENKFVDSPFHEGEKIYSSGDLGKWLPNGHLEYLGRVEQQLKIRGFRVEPGEIEYHLVAHESIREAAVVPIGDKDVSLSAYYTSDHELSRGEIRFYLSERVPEYMIPRDYVHMDKLPLTSNGKLDTKALPAPQITIEGSYVAPANEVEAKLIHLWQEVLNVEATAISTDSNFFEIGGTSIKLVQLQEKMKQTFETDINVATIFRSPTVASLAEFLMKGDTKIEEINERVDASVSEADDFFNTFNQ is encoded by the coding sequence ATGGATGACATTGTAGACGTATATCCAATGAGCGATATACAAAAGGGCATGATATTCCACTCGATCAAGGAAGGTGGAGTTTATCATGATCAGATGCTGCATCTATTGAAAATCGAACACTTCAATGTTGAGATATTTCAAAAGGCCTTAGCACTTATATCATGGAAACATGCCATGCTTAGGACAAGTTTCAGCATGGAAAAGTACGACGAGCCTCTACAATTTGTGCATAAAGGTGTCGCTATAGATTATTTGCATCAGAACCTGACTGATTTATTAACGGATCAACAAGAAAAATTCATTGAATCCGAACTTCAAATGGATAAGTCTAAACCTTTTGATTTGTCTCGACCTGGAGCCTGGAGATACCGGTCTTACGCATTGGGCGACAATAATTTTGCCGTTTGTTTCATCTTTCATCATGCAATACTCGATGGATGGAGCAATGCCTCTTTTAGTACAGAATTACATGATATCTATTTTCAATTATTAAAGGATCCAGGTTATACGCCAACACCACTGAAAAGCTCCTATAAGGACTTCATCATCGAACAAAGATTGCAGAAGAAAAACAACCATGGGGAGGAATTCTGGAAACAAGAACTTGATGATTATACCAGGTTCGCGTTTGATGAAAAAGAAGACATTGCCACATTTAAACATGCAAATGCGGTTATTGGTGCAGAGGTCTACGAACAACTGGTAAACTATTCCAGAACACATCATTTAAACACCAAATCCGTTTGCTACGCGGCTTTTTTGTATTGCCTCAGGTTGTATGCCCACAGCAGTGATATTACCGCTGGATTAATTACCAACAATCGTCCAGCCATCGAAGATGGTGAAAAGGTATTAGGCTGTTTCCTCAATACGGTACCATTCAGGTATGTTTTTGAGCAGGACCAGACATGGCATGAATTGGTCAAAAGCGTTCACGATAAGTTGATCCAGCTAAAGAAATATGATCACCTTTCACTATTGGAGATTTCAAAACTGGTTGATGGAACTACCGACGAAGAGAATCCCATTGTTGATGTAATTTTTAATTATATCGATTTCCACGTTTATGATCAGATCAATGATCACAAACCGGAGCAACTCAATGGAAATTCGGAGGTCTTTCGATTCAATGCGGGAAGTTATGAACGAACCAACTTCGGGATGGCTTTTACGGTGAGTACGACAGATGGGTTGATCTCCTGTACGCTTTCTTATCTGACTTCATACGTAAGCGATGGGGTTGTTGAAGACTTCCTTGCTTTATATGAAAGGGTGATAAAGGAAATTGCAGCTCGCGCCAATGATCCTATAAAAAAAGCAAGTGTCTTTCCGGATGACATTATTACAAGCTTGACAGCAAGTGATCAATTCAAAATCGGTTACCCAACCACAGCGACGTTAGTTTCCTTATTTGAAGAACAAGTAACGCAGCAAGCAGATAAGGTTGCCCTCATCTATGGTGAAGAGTCTGTGAGCTATCATGACCTTAATGTTCGATCGAATCAGCTGGCTGCGTACCTGAAATATAAAGGAGTAACAACCGGATCCATTGTTGGATTGTTATTGGATGATCCATTGCAACAGGTGATTTCCATTCTCGGAACATTAAAAGCCTCGGGATGCTATTTACCAATTGATACGTCTCATCCGGATGAGCGCATTGGTTATATGTTGGATGACAGTACATGCAAGATGGTCCTGACCAATACCGCCCTGGCTTCCGCTCGTCAACAACTGCTGGAAGGCCGTGTAGTGGTACTGGTGTCTGATGAAAAAGTACAGACCTACTCTGGTGAGAACCTTGTCCGGGAAGTAGGGAGTAGTGATTTGGCATATATCATTTACACATCAGGAACGACCGGTCGTCCGAAAGGGGCGATGATCGAGCATCGTCAAGTGGTTCGATTGTTTTTCAATGAGTCACCTTTATTCGATTTTGGTCCTTCAGATGTGTGGACCATGTTCCATTCCTACAGTTTTGACTTCTCCGTATGGGAGATGTATGGGGCGTTGTTGCATGGAGGCAAGTTGGTATTACTATCACGTGAAGTAGCGCGAGACCCTGGTATCTATCATCAGCTGTTGGCGGATCACGGAGTAACAATCCTGAATCAGACACCAACTGCGTTTCAAAGCCTACAAGCTCAAGATCATCTGAAGGGTGACAATTCCTTGCAGGTTCGTAAAGTAATTTTTGGAGGCGAAAAGCTGATTCCGAGCGTCATCAGGTCCTGGAAAGAGAAATACCCTGAAACGGAAATGATCAACATGTATGGGATCACCGAGACCACCGTGCATGTGACCTACAAATTATTGACCGCCAGCGACCTATCGTCAAGTGTTTCCAACATAGGTAAGCCTATTCCAACTACCCAGGTACATGTATTGGATGATCAAGGCCAGTTGAGTTTACCTGGAGTTAAAGGGGAGCTGTATGTAGGAGGTGATGGTGTTTGCCGAGGGTATTTAAATAATTCAGAACTCACAGAAGAGAAATTTATTCCTAATCCGTTTCAAGGAGGAGGTCGATTGTACAAGACTGGCGATGCAGGTCGCTGGTTACCGAATGGGGAATTGGAATACCTGGGTAGGATCGATAATCAGGTACAGGTGAGAGGCTATCGCATAGAAACCGGCGAGATAGAGACGCATCTATTAGCGCATGAATGGGTAAAAGAAGCGGTAGTAACCAGTCGGGGTGAAGAGACAGATATTAACCTGGTGGGATACTATGTGTCGGAGGAAGAACTGTCAGTAAATACATTAAGAAGCCACTTGTCACATCAGCTACCAAGCTACATGATCCCAGCATACTTTGTTCACCTGGATCAGATGCCATTGACAGGTAATGGGAAAGTAGACCTGAGGGCTTTACCAGAGCCAGAAGCGACTGCTCAGGAAGCATACATCGCCCCACGAAACCCCGAAGAAGCGCTGTTATGTGAGATTTGGCAATCAGTATTGAGTATTGAAAAGATCGGGATCGGGGATAACTTTTTCACGGTAGGCGGGGATTCGATCAAGTCGATCCAGATCATATCCAGGTTGCGTGCATCAGGTTATGAGTTGTCAGTAAAGGACATATTTTCTAGTCAGACGATCGAAGTATTAGCGCCTCGAATGCGCCTGCTGACTCGGGAAGTTGACCAGTCTCCGGTTACGGGCTATGTACCTTTGACCGGTATACAAGCCTGGTTTTTCGCTCAGCCATTGCAGGCTGCGCATCATTTCAATCAATCTGTGTTACTGAACTTTCCGAATGGGATCACAGAAGCTACGGTAAGGACGATTTTCGATCAGTTACAGCGACATCACGATGCATTTCGGATGAGCTATTCGATGGATACTTCAGGCGTTCATCAAGAGAATAAAGGCATTCCTTATCCGCTTACGTTGACCTATGCTGATCTTAGCTCAGACAATTCTGCCACAGCTACACTGTCAACCTTGTGCCAGCAAGAACAAGAAGGGATAGACCTGAAGGAAGGACCGCTGCTGCGGTTAGGTCTGTTTGATATGCCTGATGGAAGTCGATTACAGGTTGTGGTCCATCACCTGGTCATGGATGGAGTGTCCTGGCGAGTGCTGTTTGAAGACATTGATAGCCTGTACCGACAGATCGAAGCAGGTAAATCCTTGCAATTGCCTCCGAAGACTGATTCCTACAAGAGCTGGTCGGAGGGTTTACGGTCGTACATGAAAGGGGAGACGTTCAAGAATAACCTTTCCTACTGGCAAGAAGCGTTTAAGCAAGAATGTGGTGACATTCCAAAAGACACATCTACGGAAAGTAACCGGATGTGTGATACCAGAACGGTCCATTTTCAGCTGGATGCAGCAATCACAACAGATCTTTTGACCACTGTTCACAAGCCCTTTAATACACAGATCAATGATATGTTGTTAAGTGGCTTGATCCTGGGCGCGCATGAATATTATGGTAATGACTCATTGCGGGTGGATCTGGAAGGCCATGGCAGGGAAGAGATAGTACCAGACCTGGACATCAGTCGAACGATCGGATGGTTTACGAGCATTTATTCGGTGGAACTGAGCTATGCATCAGAGATGTCAGCGGTATTGAAGGGAGTTAAGGAACGGCTTCGAAGTATTCCTCAGAATGGTGCGGATTACCTATTAGCAAGATACGTATCCCAAGAGTTGCCGGAAGTAGATGCTTCATCTCAAACCAGGATCAGCTTTAATTATCTGGGGCAGTTTGATGGCGATACCGAAGGTCGTGTGTTTGAGATAGCGTCTGAGTCATCCGGGTTGAATCACTCCGAGGAAGAGATCCGCTTTCATGACTGGGACTTCACAGGCATGGTAGCAGGAGGTCAGTTGACACTAAGTTTGACCTACAACAAGGAGGCTTATTCAGAAGAGAAGGTCCGGTCGTTCATGTCTGCGTACCAGTCACAGCTACGATCCCTGATCACGTATTGCCAGGGCTATGTTGAAGCGGGTAGAAGGGAATTAACTCCTTCAGATCTTTCCTACAAAGGCCTGACACTTAATCAATTGTCACACTTACAGACAGAGTACAGGTTGAAGGATGTCTATCCACTGTCACCGATGCAAGAAGGGCTGTTGTTTCACGCCCTGAGTGAACCAGATACGAGCTATTATTTTGAACAGGTAAGCTACCGCCTAGAGGGTCAGGTTGACCAGTCGGCGGTAGAACAAAGCTTGTTGAGGTTAGCCTCACGCTATGATATTTTGCGTACGGTGTTTGTGTCTGGCGGACATGATCGACCGCTGCAGGTGGTACAGGAAGATGGAGTGATAGGCTACACGTATGAAGACCTCCGTGAAGAGGTATCTACCTCAAGACAAGAATTAGAAGAGATACTGCAAGGTTACCGGGAAGCTGACCGTTCGCGAGGTTTTGATTTGAGTAAAGGGCCCTTGATGCGAGTGAGCATCTACCGATTAAGTGAAGCGGTATATGAGTTTGTCTGGAGTCACCATCATATCTTGATGGATGGTTGGTGCATGAGCATCCTGATCAATGAGTTCGGGGCATTGTACAGCAGCAAGGGAGCACAGCAGACGCTCAATTTACCATCGGTGCTTCCATATTCGGACTACATCATGTGGCTGGAAGGTCGAGACATGGAAGCCTCGTCAGCCTATTGGTCGAAATACCTGTCGGGATATGCTACCCGCGCTATGCTACCGGGCAAGCATCAGATACAGCATACATCTACAAACCCCGATAAAACCATGACCAGACTGGTTTTGGATCGGGAACAAACTTCTGGATTGCAGGAAGTATGTCAGGGATATGGAGTGACGCTCAACACGATGATCCAGGGAATCTGGGGCATCTTATTGAGTCGATACAATGATACCAACGACGTAGTTTTTGGTACGGTTGTTTCAGGCCGTCCGGCGGAGGTAAAGGGCATAGAAGAGATGGTGGGCTTGTTTATCAACACGATTCCCGTTCGCGTAGGCTATGAACAGCAAGAGGGCCTGGAGGCCTATTTAAAACGACTTCAAGACCAATCTTTGGCAAGTGAGCCCCATCATTATCAGAAGTTGTCAGAAATCCAATCGATGAGTGAGTTGGGTCAGGACCTGATCGACCACATCCTGGTATTTGAGAACTACCCAATATCAGAGCAGATCGAAGACGATGGTGAAGAGACTAGCCACGACTATGTGGTGTCGGGTACACAGATTTATGAAGAGACCCACTATGACCTATCGGTTACAGTATTGCCCGGAGAGGAGATCATCATCGACATTAAATATAACCGGAACAGATACGAAGATTTCCTGATATCAGGGGTTAAAACTCACTTGACACAGCTTGTTTTTCAAATCACGTCAAATAAGCGACTAAAACCTTCGGAGATCGATCTGTTATCGGATAAAGAAAGCGTTCAACTCATTGATGAATTCAACCAAACAGATCAGCCATATCCGCAACACATGTCACTACTGGATCTCTTTGAAGAAACGGTTACTGGAACTCCTGAGGAGATTGCATTGATTCATAATGACATAAAGGTCACTTACCGGGAATTGAATGAAAAGGCAGAACGCATGGCTGCTCAGCTTCAGCAAGCCAACGTAAAGCAAGGAGATATCGTAGCGCTACTGATTGACAGATCCGTTGAATTGGTAGTTGGCATACTTGCTACCTTAAAGCTAGGAGCGACTTACCTGCCATTAGACATAAAACAACCAGAGAAACGGATCAGGTATTTGTTGTCCGATAGCAATACGGTGCTACTGCTTTCGGAGCATGAAAATGTGTCATTATACAGCGATCAAGTAAATGTAATGGATGTTTGGAGTCCAGAAGAAAGCACGAACTCCTTCACTCGTTCATCTGATATGTCCTCTACGGACATTGCGTACATCATTTATACCTCAGGGTCTACTGGACTTCCAAAGGGCGTCATGATTGAACATCGATCAGTCGTCAACCTGGTTCACAGTTTGACCAACAGGTATGGGCTTCAGAGAGGTGAACGAATTTTGTTATTCGCCAACATCAGTTTTGATACGTCGGTGGAACAGATGTGGCTCGCTTTCAGTACGGGTTCTTCCTTGATATTGGTTGATAATTCAACCTTATTGAATACCACACAATTCAATGACTATCTCGCTAAAAATCACGTAACCCACTTAAACACGACACCTTCATTCTTGGCTGGGATGGAAGTGAAGCCCCTTGAATCATTCAATCGAATAATCGTTGGAGGAGAAAAATGTCCACTGGAATTAGCGGAGAAGTACAGTTCATATTGTGACTTTTACAATTCCTATGGCCCAACTGAAGCCACGGTCACCACTCACACGTGTATTTTTCACCCGGAAACGCACGATACACCCGTAATTCCATTGGGTCGTCAAAACGCTAATGTTAAAATTTATGTCTTGAGCAAAGACCGGAAACTGCAGCCTGTGGGTGTGCCCGGTGAAATCTACATCGGTGGAGATTGCTTATCCCGTGGCTATTTGAATAATCAGAAATTAACGGAAAATAAATTTGTTGATAGTCCTTTCCATGAAGGAGAGAAGATCTACAGTTCCGGAGACCTGGGAAAGTGGCTACCAAATGGCCATCTGGAATATCTTGGAAGAGTAGAGCAACAATTGAAGATCAGAGGCTTTAGAGTGGAACCCGGAGAAATTGAATATCATCTCGTTGCCCATGAAAGCATTAGAGAAGCTGCGGTAGTGCCGATAGGAGATAAGGACGTTTCTCTTAGCGCATACTATACGTCAGATCATGAATTGTCGCGTGGTGAAATCCGCTTTTATTTATCAGAGCGCGTACCCGAGTACATGATACCCAGGGACTATGTTCATATGGACAAATTGCCCCTGACTTCCAATGGAAAACTCGATACGAAAGCCTTGCCTGCCCCTCAGATTACAATAGAAGGAAGCTATGTAGCTCCGGCAAATGAAGTGGAGGCTAAACTGATTCACTTATGGCAAGAGGTACTTAATGTAGAAGCAACAGCGATAAGCACTGATTCGAACTTTTTTGAAATAGGAGGGACTTCCATCAAGCTTGTCCAGCTTCAGGAAAAGATGAAGCAAACATTTGAAACAGACATCAATGTCGCAACGATTTTCAGGTCACCGACGGTGGCCAGTCTTGCTGAATTTTTGATGAAGGGAGACACGAAGATTGAAGAAATCAATGAACGTGTAGATGCTTCAGTAAGTGAAGCAGATGACTTTTTTAACACATTTAACCAATGA